One part of the Clostridium thermosuccinogenes genome encodes these proteins:
- a CDS encoding class I SAM-dependent methyltransferase, translating to MNSDRNVDSYKRFYTDMNFDRAGLFEALKRTYDCSTVLYPGCSIHITPSFYFPHVIYVDKSAAAEEFFNDARSILEFVNSNKKYKQSAYIQFIHGDYTKPLPVREENYDLLISLYAGEISKSCIKYVKPGGIILTNNHHRDAEDALGDSMAILDAIVYKRGRKYVIDKNASKNHTEIYNKHGKSKRDMKNTSRGMEYVDNQCYFVLRKNK from the coding sequence ATGAACAGCGATAGGAATGTTGACTCTTACAAAAGATTTTACACAGATATGAATTTTGACAGAGCAGGGCTGTTTGAGGCATTAAAAAGGACATATGACTGCAGTACTGTCTTATATCCGGGCTGCTCGATACATATAACCCCTTCCTTTTACTTCCCGCATGTCATATATGTAGACAAAAGCGCAGCTGCAGAGGAGTTCTTTAATGATGCGCGAAGTATTTTGGAATTTGTAAACAGCAATAAAAAATATAAGCAATCTGCATATATTCAGTTTATTCATGGAGATTATACCAAACCGCTGCCAGTAAGGGAAGAAAACTACGATTTGCTGATTTCGTTATATGCCGGTGAAATTTCGAAATCATGCATAAAGTATGTAAAGCCCGGTGGGATTATTTTGACCAATAATCATCATAGGGATGCGGAAGACGCGTTGGGAGATTCTATGGCAATTCTGGATGCGATCGTCTATAAAAGGGGCAGAAAATACGTAATCGATAAAAATGCCAGTAAAAATCACACCGAAATATATAACAAGCATGGAAAATCAAAAAGGGATATGAAAAATACAAGCAGAGGAATGGAATACGTAGATAATCAATGTTATTTTGTGTTAAGAAAGAATAAATAA
- a CDS encoding HDOD domain-containing protein has translation MQNHPIIKLIKESNYLPQIPKAFGETLNMLLEPSEFDMNECIEKISSLPRLEAILIQVLNYGTKLNREILTLKDAVLYLGAKNVRTIAIMFITRLLLSNKDGRTKIFNNRAYWKHCIGTSIAGHMIAVETGLCDKDKMFTYGLIHDIGVTVLDICLPEHLDKIFSLQLKGLHQVAAEKIVLSGLTHMEIGMWLCDEWGLPEEIKDIVKYHHTPFINSNTNNEIRILHLADAISTNYYERLLGNNKNFIYLDKTMELLNLSKEFVDDIARRLPKEVDKVDRIVSFDL, from the coding sequence ATGCAAAATCATCCAATTATTAAGCTAATCAAGGAGTCAAATTACCTACCCCAAATACCAAAGGCATTTGGCGAAACTTTGAACATGCTGTTGGAACCCAGTGAATTTGACATGAATGAATGCATTGAGAAGATATCCAGTCTTCCCAGGTTAGAAGCAATTTTAATACAAGTCTTAAACTATGGTACGAAGTTAAACCGTGAAATATTGACCTTGAAAGACGCAGTTCTATATTTGGGCGCAAAAAATGTCAGGACCATTGCCATCATGTTCATAACCCGATTATTATTATCAAATAAGGATGGAAGAACTAAAATATTTAATAATAGAGCATACTGGAAGCATTGCATCGGCACTTCCATCGCCGGTCACATGATTGCAGTCGAAACCGGCTTGTGTGATAAGGATAAAATGTTTACATATGGATTAATACATGACATTGGTGTGACAGTTTTAGATATATGCTTGCCGGAACACCTGGATAAAATTTTTTCACTGCAGTTAAAAGGATTGCATCAGGTGGCAGCAGAAAAGATTGTATTAAGCGGACTGACACATATGGAAATCGGAATGTGGCTGTGCGATGAGTGGGGATTGCCGGAGGAAATCAAGGATATAGTCAAGTATCATCATACTCCATTCATAAACAGCAATACTAATAATGAAATCAGGATATTGCACTTGGCAGATGCTATAAGCACCAACTATTACGAGAGGTTGTTAGGAAACAATAAGAATTTTATCTATCTGGACAAAACAATGGAGCTTTTAAACCTTTCTAAAGAATTTGTAGACGATATAGCAAGGAGGCTGCCCAAGGAAGTGGACAAAGTAGATCGTATTGTAAGCTTTGATTTGTAA
- a CDS encoding GGDEF domain-containing protein yields the protein MTEYDIFKQVTEPYEKVFDIIRVVDPIARKSITLEEDKLIYRNIDCYAFWETSEMCKECIAEKALKENKTFVKIQYDMEKMHIFFATPVKIQGKAMVIELLKDVTGNLLFETVDRENEHEIRNITNDINSILLKDSFTNLYNRRYMNKMLPVEIARSNESNQYLTIVMVDIDDFKSINDTYGHYVGDLVIKKFSDVMIESIRNETDWIARYGGDEFLICLHNVNDKQAGKIVERIRKEVENMTVKADDILIKVTASFGLVTVKDTTLESDDLIKLADSKLYEAKKQGRNKVVQ from the coding sequence ATGACTGAATATGATATATTTAAGCAAGTGACAGAGCCCTATGAAAAGGTGTTTGATATTATACGGGTTGTTGACCCGATAGCCAGGAAGTCAATCACCCTTGAGGAAGATAAGTTAATATACCGAAATATTGACTGTTACGCATTTTGGGAAACCAGTGAGATGTGCAAGGAATGTATTGCCGAAAAGGCTTTAAAAGAAAATAAAACTTTTGTAAAGATACAGTATGACATGGAAAAGATGCACATATTTTTTGCAACACCTGTAAAAATACAAGGAAAGGCAATGGTCATAGAATTGCTTAAGGATGTTACTGGAAATCTGCTTTTTGAAACGGTTGACAGGGAAAATGAGCATGAGATAAGGAATATTACCAACGACATAAACAGTATTTTGCTGAAAGATTCCTTCACCAACTTATACAACAGAAGATACATGAATAAAATGCTTCCTGTTGAAATAGCTCGCAGCAATGAAAGCAACCAATATCTGACTATTGTCATGGTGGATATCGATGACTTCAAAAGCATAAATGATACATACGGCCACTATGTGGGTGACCTTGTCATTAAAAAGTTCAGTGATGTTATGATTGAATCCATTAGAAATGAAACTGATTGGATAGCACGGTACGGTGGGGATGAGTTTTTAATATGTTTACATAATGTAAATGATAAACAGGCCGGCAAGATAGTGGAGAGAATAAGAAAAGAAGTTGAAAATATGACAGTAAAAGCTGATGATATATTAATAAAGGTGACGGCTTCCTTTGGCCTGGTTACTGTCAAGGATACCACATTGGAATCTGATGACTTAATAAAGCTGGCAGACAGCAAGTTATACGAAGCCAAAAAGCAAGGCCGCAATAAGGTGGTTCAATAA
- a CDS encoding sensor domain-containing protein has product MVTKTYKSHKNRHENLLDLFPCALYVIRDTVVIDCNNAAVKIFGYESKKEIIGRRLYELSPEKQPDGSSSIDKGEKIFKNALGSEDKISFRWMHKRKDGNDFPADIRIVNENGTLYAVMTDINETEQLKGQLTEKDYLNKDLMPVFKKILENTSEGVVITDTDGHIQWINTAFNKITGYSLPEVKGRKMNILKSGIQDQHFYNEMWEQVKNKGTWSGEIWNKAENGELYSEWLTISSIKDEENKTTHYVGIFKDLSEKKKIDRRMAELQQKDLLTGLYNRGHFLQLVDKHIKTRKDNERFSVIFIDIEGFREINSSLGHHIGDKLLIEISKRLLLVIKDNSILSRYSGDEFVILSKSIGEETDVVNLAEKLLESIRQPFMIENTVLNIETNIGISRFPDDGRDAETLIRYAETALYKKNGRSEKRIFFYSEDISREIEERFRMANLLTMAISNSEMSVYYQPIFDVGNPKNIVGAEALLRWDNPVFGRVSPDVFIPLAEKTGHIKYIGEWVLEQVCKQINLWKQKGYGIFPIAVNISVEQLEHAEFCKRVMEIIEKNNVKPDNIELEITERVSSGDLATIVKNLKGLKKYGIKFSMDDFGTGFSSLGQIDLFELDKLKIDKIFIDGLLNVSKKQNLVKSIIAMAKSLNLTVVAEGIETSEQLLYLKEAGCQLGQGYLVSRPLPPEEIDSLLHT; this is encoded by the coding sequence ATGGTGACAAAAACATATAAAAGCCATAAGAACAGACATGAAAATTTGCTGGATCTGTTTCCGTGTGCCCTTTATGTTATAAGGGACACGGTCGTAATTGATTGCAATAACGCTGCCGTAAAGATATTTGGTTATGAGAGCAAAAAAGAGATCATAGGCAGAAGGCTGTATGAATTGTCGCCTGAGAAACAACCGGACGGAAGTTCTTCAATTGATAAAGGTGAGAAGATTTTCAAAAACGCTCTTGGCAGTGAAGACAAGATATCCTTCAGATGGATGCATAAAAGAAAGGACGGAAATGACTTTCCGGCTGATATAAGAATTGTTAATGAAAACGGAACTCTCTACGCCGTCATGACAGATATCAACGAGACGGAACAGTTGAAAGGACAGCTTACCGAAAAAGATTATCTTAACAAGGATTTAATGCCGGTATTTAAAAAAATCCTGGAGAATACTTCAGAAGGCGTGGTAATTACCGATACCGACGGTCATATCCAATGGATAAATACTGCTTTTAATAAAATAACCGGTTATTCCTTGCCGGAAGTAAAGGGCAGGAAAATGAACATACTGAAGTCAGGGATTCAGGATCAACACTTTTATAATGAAATGTGGGAGCAAGTGAAGAATAAGGGCACATGGAGCGGAGAGATATGGAACAAAGCTGAAAACGGAGAACTCTACTCTGAATGGCTGACCATAAGCAGCATAAAGGATGAAGAAAATAAAACCACCCATTATGTCGGCATTTTCAAAGATCTTTCGGAAAAGAAGAAAATTGACAGAAGAATGGCTGAACTGCAGCAAAAAGACCTTTTGACAGGATTGTACAACCGTGGGCACTTTCTGCAGCTTGTGGACAAGCATATTAAAACCCGCAAGGACAATGAGCGATTTTCAGTCATTTTTATAGATATAGAAGGCTTTAGGGAAATCAATAGCTCTCTGGGGCATCATATCGGGGACAAGCTATTGATTGAAATTTCAAAGCGATTGCTGCTGGTAATAAAGGATAATAGTATTTTATCCAGATATAGCGGAGATGAGTTTGTGATTCTGTCAAAATCCATTGGCGAGGAAACGGATGTGGTCAACTTGGCGGAAAAGCTGCTGGAGAGCATCAGGCAGCCATTTATGATAGAAAATACGGTATTGAATATTGAAACTAATATTGGAATCAGCAGGTTTCCCGATGACGGCAGGGATGCGGAAACCTTGATAAGATATGCAGAAACGGCTCTGTATAAGAAAAATGGCCGGTCAGAAAAGAGAATATTCTTTTATTCCGAGGACATTTCCCGCGAAATTGAAGAGAGATTTCGGATGGCCAACCTTTTGACAATGGCAATATCCAACTCAGAGATGTCAGTTTATTATCAGCCGATATTTGATGTGGGAAATCCTAAGAATATTGTAGGAGCGGAAGCGCTGCTGCGATGGGATAATCCTGTTTTTGGCAGGGTATCCCCGGATGTATTCATACCTCTGGCAGAAAAAACCGGACATATTAAATACATTGGAGAATGGGTGCTGGAACAGGTATGCAAGCAAATCAACCTTTGGAAGCAAAAAGGTTACGGTATCTTTCCTATAGCGGTTAATATTTCGGTAGAGCAGTTGGAACACGCAGAGTTTTGCAAAAGAGTTATGGAAATTATAGAAAAAAATAATGTCAAACCCGATAACATCGAATTGGAAATAACTGAAAGAGTATCTTCCGGCGACCTGGCAACGATTGTCAAGAACCTTAAGGGGCTGAAAAAGTACGGCATTAAATTCTCCATGGACGATTTTGGTACGGGTTTTTCTTCCCTTGGGCAGATTGATCTTTTTGAGTTGGACAAGTTGAAAATAGACAAGATATTTATTGACGGCCTGCTTAATGTTTCAAAAAAGCAAAACCTGGTTAAATCTATAATAGCGATGGCGAAAAGCTTGAATTTAACCGTGGTGGCAGAGGGAATTGAAACCAGTGAGCAATTGTTATATTTAAAAGAAGCCGGATGCCAGTTGGGGCAAGGATACCTGGTGAGCAGACCGCTGCCGCCGGAAGAAATAGATAGTCTATTGCATACATAA
- a CDS encoding class I SAM-dependent methyltransferase, whose amino-acid sequence MEDYNVVKADFNEISELDEPKWNHNNCYFNQLIKLIPHNAETCLDIGCGKGELSFMLSRKAKRVIAVDLADKMIEKAKALHSNKNIEYICGNILDMGFEDNSLDVIISTATAHHLPYEWLLNFAKDKLKKGGRLIILDLVKAKSLSDYIIWGSAFLPNIIMNLLKNGRLNKDDEHAKEVWERHGRHDTYMTMDEIRSLVNKHIPTAKVKRKLFWRYLLVWQK is encoded by the coding sequence ATGGAAGATTATAATGTTGTAAAAGCTGATTTCAACGAAATATCGGAGCTTGATGAACCAAAATGGAATCACAATAATTGCTATTTCAATCAACTAATAAAGCTTATACCACATAATGCAGAAACTTGCCTTGACATCGGATGCGGCAAAGGGGAACTCTCCTTTATGCTGTCCCGGAAAGCTAAAAGGGTAATTGCAGTTGACCTTGCCGATAAGATGATTGAAAAGGCAAAGGCTTTGCATTCCAATAAGAATATTGAGTATATTTGCGGAAACATTCTCGACATGGGGTTTGAAGACAACAGCCTTGATGTAATTATATCAACGGCCACAGCACACCATCTGCCTTATGAATGGCTTTTGAATTTTGCCAAGGATAAGCTTAAAAAAGGCGGCAGACTCATTATATTGGACCTTGTGAAAGCAAAATCCTTAAGCGATTATATCATATGGGGAAGTGCCTTTCTCCCTAACATAATAATGAATTTATTAAAAAATGGCAGGCTTAATAAAGACGATGAGCATGCAAAAGAAGTTTGGGAAAGGCATGGCAGGCATGATACATATATGACGATGGATGAAATAAGGTCATTGGTAAACAAACATATCCCGACGGCAAAGGTTAAGCGTAAGCTTTTTTGGCGCTATTTGCTGGTTTGGCAAAAGTGA